Proteins encoded by one window of Xylella fastidiosa:
- a CDS encoding D-amino acid dehydrogenase, protein MRVLILGSGVIGTTSAWYLSKAGCEVVVVDRQSGAGLETSYANGGQLSFGYTSPWAAPGVPLKAVRWLFERHAPLSIRPTTDWNQYVWLARMLRHCSAERYAVNKSRMLRLSEYSREALEALSAETGITFEGRRLGTIQLFRTQQQLDGAVRDIELLTQYGIPYEVLSPHQLAKFEPGLADGSVRFVGALRLPHDQTGDCCLFTQRLAALAAKRGVEFRYGCTVQRLEVDGPRVTGAWINGALERADCCVVALGSYSPLLLAPLGLRLPVYPLKGFSLTLPMIDASRAPVSTVLDESYKVAVTRFDERIRVAGMAEVSGYDVSLNPRRRSTLEMVVQDVYPGCGDLGRGEFWTGLRPATPDGTPVIGATPYQGLFLNTGHGTLGWTMSSGSGRYLADLICCRPCEISSEGLDMFRYLVSTIPCPQECAPCVPPTP, encoded by the coding sequence ATGCGCGTGCTCATTTTGGGAAGCGGCGTGATCGGTACCACCAGTGCCTGGTATCTGTCCAAGGCTGGTTGTGAGGTAGTGGTGGTGGATCGTCAGTCTGGTGCTGGTCTGGAGACCAGTTATGCCAATGGTGGTCAGCTGTCTTTTGGTTATACCTCGCCCTGGGCGGCCCCCGGTGTTCCGTTGAAGGCTGTGAGGTGGTTGTTTGAGCGGCATGCGCCGCTGTCGATTCGTCCGACGACTGATTGGAATCAGTATGTTTGGTTGGCACGGATGTTGCGCCATTGCTCTGCTGAGCGCTATGCAGTGAATAAGTCGCGGATGTTGCGTCTCAGTGAGTACAGTCGTGAAGCGTTGGAGGCGTTATCTGCTGAAACTGGGATCACGTTCGAGGGGCGCCGTTTAGGGACTATTCAGTTATTTCGGACGCAGCAGCAGCTTGATGGGGCTGTTCGGGATATCGAACTACTCACTCAGTACGGTATTCCATACGAGGTGCTCAGTCCGCATCAGCTTGCTAAGTTTGAGCCTGGTTTGGCCGATGGTAGCGTCCGTTTTGTGGGTGCGCTGCGCTTGCCTCATGATCAGACTGGGGATTGTTGTTTGTTCACGCAACGGTTGGCTGCGTTGGCGGCTAAGCGTGGGGTTGAGTTCCGTTACGGTTGTACGGTGCAACGCTTGGAAGTGGATGGTCCTCGTGTGACGGGTGCTTGGATCAATGGAGCGTTGGAGCGTGCCGATTGTTGTGTGGTTGCGCTCGGTAGTTATTCGCCGCTGTTATTGGCGCCGTTGGGCTTGCGTTTGCCAGTGTATCCGTTGAAAGGGTTTTCGTTGACGTTGCCGATGATTGATGCGTCGCGTGCGCCCGTTTCGACGGTGCTTGACGAAAGTTACAAGGTTGCGGTTACTCGTTTCGATGAACGTATCCGTGTGGCGGGTATGGCAGAGGTCTCTGGTTACGATGTGTCGTTGAATCCACGTCGCCGTTCGACGTTGGAGATGGTGGTGCAGGATGTGTACCCTGGGTGCGGTGATTTGGGGCGTGGCGAGTTTTGGACTGGGCTGCGCCCGGCGACGCCGGATGGGACCCCGGTGATCGGTGCGACGCCCTATCAGGGTTTGTTTCTTAATACTGGGCACGGCACGCTTGGTTGGACGATGTCATCCGGTTCAGGCCGTTATTTAGCCGATTTGATATGTTGTCGCCCTTGTGAAATCTCCAGTGAAGGGTTGGATATGTTCCGTTACTTGGTGTCGACGATACCTTGCCCGCAAGAGTGTGCTCCGTGCGTCCCGCCCACGCCGTAA
- the msrB gene encoding peptide-methionine (R)-S-oxide reductase MsrB: MNVTFDLTPPSPSQREALIATLNAEERRILLQHGTEAPFCNRLLDNNQLGTYTCRLCGLPLFHSNAKFKSGTGWPSFFEPYTHTHIRKQHDTSHGMIRTEILCARCNSHLGHLFPDGPPPTYERYCLNSVSLTFIPTGTLLPDQLHRGDNTTYRT, from the coding sequence ATGAATGTCACTTTCGACCTAACCCCGCCATCCCCATCGCAACGTGAAGCACTGATTGCCACACTCAACGCCGAAGAACGCCGCATCCTCCTGCAACACGGCACAGAAGCACCGTTCTGCAACAGACTGCTGGACAACAACCAGCTTGGAACCTACACCTGCCGGCTCTGCGGCCTCCCCCTCTTCCACTCCAACGCCAAATTCAAATCTGGCACTGGCTGGCCGAGCTTCTTCGAACCCTACACACACACACATATACGCAAACAACACGACACCAGCCACGGCATGATCCGCACCGAAATCCTCTGCGCACGCTGCAACAGCCACCTTGGCCACCTCTTCCCGGACGGCCCGCCACCGACCTACGAACGGTATTGCCTGAACTCCGTCTCACTCACCTTTATCCCAACCGGCACACTGCTTCCAGATCAACTACACCGCGGCGATAACACCACATACCGCACCTGA
- a CDS encoding glycosyl hydrolase family 18 protein, with amino-acid sequence MTQRPFALLLTLIFALPATAKNPTALFYLMNSDKSTNSFLAHADKIDTLVPTWYRVDPTGVVNGTPNEHVYRIAQQKKITLTPILSMSGSRDGFHTLLHDEAAKTRMNTFLVKESKARGYKGFQFDFENIAQTDRGAYTLMVKQTAEALHKAGMTLSIAIVPNAPGHPEEGGDFSKWMWEYWRGVYDLKALGQAADLISLMTYDQHTRWTTPGPVAGMPWTKKHLEYALTQVPKEKLSLGIPTYGYRWFTGNPVRKDGTENSNISGTYIDADKSFPLAIAQKANVQWDPIEQESWFYFYRDNMREWVFRPDAHSFRARYDLVKQNGLQGFSCWVLGAEDPKMWDELPLATH; translated from the coding sequence ATGACACAACGTCCCTTCGCCCTACTACTAACACTCATTTTTGCACTGCCTGCGACCGCAAAAAATCCAACGGCCCTGTTCTACTTGATGAACAGCGATAAATCGACAAACTCCTTCCTTGCCCACGCCGACAAAATCGACACACTCGTCCCCACCTGGTACAGAGTAGACCCAACGGGAGTTGTCAACGGCACACCTAACGAACACGTCTACCGCATCGCCCAACAAAAGAAAATCACCCTCACCCCCATCCTCTCCATGTCCGGCAGCCGCGACGGCTTTCACACACTTCTGCATGACGAAGCAGCAAAAACCCGGATGAACACATTCCTGGTAAAAGAAAGCAAAGCACGCGGCTACAAAGGCTTCCAATTCGACTTTGAAAACATCGCCCAAACCGACCGTGGCGCCTATACCTTGATGGTCAAACAGACCGCCGAAGCCCTACATAAAGCAGGCATGACCCTATCAATCGCCATCGTCCCCAATGCACCTGGCCACCCAGAAGAAGGAGGCGACTTCTCCAAATGGATGTGGGAATACTGGCGCGGTGTCTACGACCTGAAAGCACTCGGTCAAGCCGCCGACCTCATCAGCCTGATGACCTACGACCAACACACCCGTTGGACCACCCCCGGCCCCGTTGCCGGCATGCCCTGGACCAAAAAGCACTTGGAATACGCACTGACCCAGGTACCGAAAGAAAAACTATCTCTGGGAATCCCCACCTATGGCTACCGCTGGTTCACCGGTAACCCAGTCAGAAAAGACGGCACTGAAAACTCCAACATTTCCGGCACCTACATTGACGCCGACAAATCATTCCCATTAGCCATCGCACAAAAAGCCAACGTGCAATGGGATCCTATAGAACAAGAATCATGGTTCTACTTTTACCGCGACAACATGCGCGAATGGGTCTTCCGCCCTGACGCACACAGCTTCCGTGCACGCTATGACCTGGTGAAACAGAATGGACTCCAGGGTTTCAGCTGCTGGGTGCTTGGTGCCGAAGACCCAAAAATGTGGGATGAACTGCCCCTCGCCACCCACTAA
- a CDS encoding beta-N-acetylhexosaminidase: MPPTPVHPTQALPLLRALLTLCIAALSTTSFDTTASHHKKSQHPLPPRTASGPPLPPLPLIPAPVQIQRGHGQIHIGPHTLISIPPNDTDAQHSATYLATLLQHTRNLTLHIHTETTPTPDSIRLQRDPQSPVTQTEGYTLQALPNQGMHITARDGAGLFYGAITAWQLLTADSNQGPTEIPTVTIHDWPRFKWRGQLLDVARHFHDVDTVKHVIDAMAQHKLNVLHLHLTDDQGWRIEIKRYPKLTAIGAERIPPGAGRHGTPERYGGFYTQDQIRELVAYATERQITILPEIDMPGHAQAAVAAYPDIIGVTGTTPPVSVDWGINPYLFDTSTPSLDFIRNVLDEVLTLFPSQYIHIGGDEAVKDQWEASHTIHAQMRKLGVKDTHAMQGWFNTQLSQYLTTHDRRLIGWDEIIQSGLPDNAAVMSWRGVEGAITAAQQGHDVVLAPAGWMYLDNLQTERNDEPNGRLATLPLSRVYALDPVPKELTPDQAIHILGLQSALWSEYIPSRWHIDHALFPRLAAVAEVAWSPMTARNWDNFLKRLPPQLHRYRTLHIDYSDGPFAPDIMLQHRSAYVLAGAPPHITLSNQTNTGQIHYTTNGNEPTLHSPRYTAPFPITLPTTVKATVFTEDGRPLATTRSRTFDHNTLLSVDTQELRNCSDKGPLGLRVPLLPDMPDPNTPVYNVDLFHACWIVPQIRLNNIQVIHIDAARLARNYGLAHDQSKVIQYPKHTAHGELEIRTDCNKKPLAVIPLPPGDTIGEPFTLDAPLPPTIGVHDLCLRITAPIHGPLYAIGRVQLIHNTPASPPPPTH, encoded by the coding sequence ATGCCCCCCACCCCCGTCCACCCAACACAGGCACTCCCATTACTGCGGGCATTGCTCACCCTGTGCATTGCCGCACTGTCAACAACGAGCTTCGACACCACCGCATCACACCATAAAAAATCACAACACCCATTACCCCCGAGAACTGCTTCCGGCCCACCACTACCACCACTACCACTGATCCCTGCACCCGTTCAAATACAACGCGGTCACGGCCAAATCCACATTGGCCCCCACACCCTGATCTCCATCCCCCCCAACGATACCGACGCACAACACAGCGCCACCTACCTAGCCACACTGCTACAGCACACCCGCAACCTGACATTACACATCCACACCGAAACCACCCCCACACCAGACAGCATCCGCCTACAACGCGACCCACAATCACCCGTCACTCAGACAGAAGGCTACACCCTGCAAGCCCTCCCCAACCAAGGCATGCATATCACGGCACGAGACGGAGCAGGACTGTTCTACGGCGCGATCACTGCATGGCAACTACTGACCGCCGACAGCAACCAAGGCCCAACCGAAATCCCTACCGTCACCATTCACGACTGGCCACGCTTCAAATGGCGCGGCCAACTCCTTGACGTCGCCCGTCACTTCCACGACGTAGACACCGTCAAACACGTGATTGACGCCATGGCACAACACAAACTCAACGTCCTGCACCTACACCTCACCGACGACCAAGGCTGGCGTATCGAAATCAAACGCTACCCCAAACTCACTGCAATCGGCGCCGAACGCATCCCACCGGGCGCCGGACGCCACGGCACCCCAGAACGCTACGGCGGCTTCTACACCCAAGATCAAATCCGCGAACTCGTGGCCTACGCCACCGAACGACAGATCACCATACTCCCCGAAATCGACATGCCCGGCCATGCACAAGCCGCCGTGGCAGCCTACCCCGACATCATCGGAGTCACCGGCACCACCCCACCCGTCAGCGTCGACTGGGGCATCAACCCCTACCTCTTCGACACCAGCACACCCAGCCTGGACTTCATCCGCAATGTACTCGACGAAGTACTCACCCTATTCCCCTCCCAATACATCCACATCGGCGGCGACGAAGCCGTTAAAGATCAATGGGAAGCCTCACACACCATCCACGCCCAAATGCGCAAACTGGGCGTGAAAGACACACATGCCATGCAAGGCTGGTTCAACACACAACTTTCCCAATACCTGACAACACATGACCGACGCCTGATCGGTTGGGATGAAATCATCCAAAGCGGCCTGCCAGACAACGCCGCAGTGATGTCCTGGCGCGGCGTCGAAGGCGCCATTACTGCCGCACAACAAGGACACGACGTCGTCCTCGCCCCCGCTGGCTGGATGTACCTAGACAACCTGCAAACCGAACGCAACGACGAACCAAACGGCCGCCTCGCCACCCTGCCCCTCTCCCGCGTCTACGCACTGGACCCCGTCCCCAAAGAACTGACCCCCGACCAAGCCATCCACATCCTGGGCCTACAAAGCGCCCTGTGGAGCGAATACATCCCCTCACGCTGGCACATCGACCACGCCCTATTCCCACGCCTCGCCGCCGTCGCCGAAGTCGCCTGGTCCCCCATGACCGCACGCAACTGGGACAACTTCCTCAAACGCCTCCCCCCACAACTACACCGCTACCGCACCCTGCACATCGACTACAGCGACGGCCCATTCGCCCCCGACATCATGCTGCAACACCGCTCAGCCTACGTCCTTGCTGGCGCCCCCCCTCACATCACACTCAGCAACCAAACCAACACCGGCCAAATTCACTACACCACAAACGGCAACGAACCGACCCTACATTCCCCCCGCTACACCGCCCCATTTCCCATCACCCTCCCCACCACCGTCAAAGCAACCGTATTCACCGAAGACGGCCGCCCCCTGGCCACCACCCGCAGCCGCACCTTCGACCACAACACACTGCTGAGCGTGGACACCCAAGAATTACGCAACTGCTCCGACAAAGGACCACTGGGATTACGCGTCCCCCTCCTACCAGACATGCCCGACCCCAACACCCCCGTGTACAACGTCGACCTATTCCACGCCTGCTGGATCGTCCCCCAAATACGCCTCAACAACATACAAGTCATCCACATCGACGCCGCACGCCTAGCACGCAACTACGGCCTGGCCCACGACCAATCCAAAGTCATTCAATATCCCAAACACACCGCACACGGCGAACTGGAAATCCGCACCGACTGCAACAAAAAACCACTGGCCGTGATCCCCCTCCCGCCCGGAGACACCATCGGCGAACCATTCACCCTCGACGCCCCATTACCACCGACCATCGGCGTCCACGACCTGTGCCTACGCATCACCGCCCCCATCCACGGCCCACTGTATGCCATTGGTCGCGTCCAACTGATCCACAACACCCCCGCATCACCTCCGCCACCCACACACTGA